TCGTGGCCCGGCGCCCATCCGACCGCCTGGATGCCGGCATGCACCAGCGGCTTGGCGAAGGTGCCGCCGCCGGAACCCATGGGGCGGGCGTCGGGAGCTACTTGCTGGATGAGCTTGACGATGGGGGCATCCGCCGGCACCTCGCAGGGCAGCGCGTGCTGCACCTTCTCAACGATGAAGCGGCAGCCGGGCATGTTCACCCTGGCGGCCAGTGCTTCCAGGTCGGCCATGATGCGCTCCGCCGTCATCGACGGCAGGTAACGGATGTCGAGGGTGACTTCGCAATCGGCGGCGACGCTGTTCGGCGCCGAGCCACCCCGGACGAGACCGGTGTTGACCGTGGGCGGATCGAGGATCGGGTGCGGCTCGAAGCGGAAGCGGAAGTTTTCGAGCTCGCGTAGGAAGCGGGCGGCGCCATGGATGGCGTTCACGCCCTTGGAGGGATCCATGGCATGGGCCTGCTTGCCCTTGGCGCGCACCTTGACCACGAGCCGGCCCTTTTCGGCGATGTTGATCTCGCGCATCTCGCCCGCCACGTCGGGGACGATGGCGTCGGTGGCGTCGATGAGCCCCTGCTCCAGCAAGTACTCGATGCCATCGCCCACGCCGACTTCTTCGTCCCCCACGGCTCCGAAGACCACTTGGCCGGGAATGTCCTTTTCGTCCTCGTGGAGCAGCTTGAAGGCGGCGAAGGTGGAAGCCAGCGGGCCTTTGTTGTCGAGCACGCCGCGCCCGTAGAGTTTGCCTGCCTTCTCGAAAGGCTCGAACGGTTCGA
The sequence above is a segment of the Candidatus Krumholzibacteriia bacterium genome. Coding sequences within it:
- a CDS encoding M20/M25/M40 family metallo-hydrolase, yielding MSIDTSAYEQRAAKLRDFIVDLTLEICRRRTVDYLLQDYPQGGPDDMPAPGMESRVTEVLAAHLKDWKVAWSTHARTPGRDNLLARVGRGEPGYRKLFLLLHTDTVPAGDREAWKFEPFEPFEKAGKLYGRGVLDNKGPLASTFAAFKLLHEDEKDIPGQVVFGAVGDEEVGVGDGIEYLLEQGLIDATDAIVPDVAGEMREINIAEKGRLVVKVRAKGKQAHAMDPSKGVNAIHGAARFLRELENFRFRFEPHPILDPPTVNTGLVRGGSAPNSVAADCEVTLDIRYLPSMTAERIMADLEALAARVNMPGCRFIVEKVQHALPCEVPADAPIVKLIQQVAPDARPMGSGGGTFAKPLVHAGIQAVGWAPGHEATYHQANEEIEVAQLVTFAGRMAALARAIASMRV